A stretch of Usitatibacter palustris DNA encodes these proteins:
- a CDS encoding ABC transporter permease, whose amino-acid sequence MKMVWRKVAGDARRYRVQLALMLGILVLGIAGVVAALNARAILEREIAVSYASGRAPDLSLWFDSADDALLTAVAAEDGVTAVDRRRVIYTRVAARGGAWLPMVLTIRNDFASLKLDVIHRHGEAWTHAEGGIFIEQSGESLLGPGPVQLRRLDGTTASLPFAGFAHDPTVAPSTQEQMFYGYATPEAARQLGYAVTLDQLLVKMDYRGSTGEAFEFGTQLNETLRKRGTAAFRVEVLPARHPHIFLMNAMLRVLEILSGIAFTCSAALAAYLASAWMRREVRIVGILKTLGARSRQIAAMYLALALPLLVIALALAFPLGIVLGRALAAWQAATTLNIDITSWAVPAALAWRELLIGASIPLVAMTLPILRAARMTARSAIQDAGIVAPSVTARLAARVLAFPGRMRWTLALRNTFRRPWRMLVMVIALGAGGALLLVTKTNYQSLMGAIDRSLANQGHDVDVLMQKPAPAAELEAIAAKVPGVAIVEAWRRATVTIAKPAAAGVEIEAARFTLQGYPPDSRLFKLPVVAGRAPAPGAIDEVLATRAVQTPHPQVQVDSEVRLRFRERETPVRIVGLVEQIGSPAVFAPSPAFENVTRLGDAASSVRVKSDGVPVTELANRLDQAFLDARRTPSQIVTRVQVRESLDEHFYVVGNLVRLVALAAALVGAIVLAATTAFNVLERSRETGILRALGALPSRITAIFLIEAGAILLASIALAVAVSLVISRKLLDSAERMLLRVEVPMQFSYEGLALLAAGALVIALVVHFTLSRALRKPAREALASE is encoded by the coding sequence ATGAAGATGGTGTGGCGCAAGGTCGCCGGTGACGCGCGCCGTTATCGCGTGCAGCTCGCGCTGATGCTCGGCATCCTCGTGCTGGGCATCGCCGGCGTGGTCGCGGCGCTCAATGCGCGCGCCATCCTCGAGCGCGAGATCGCCGTGAGCTACGCCTCGGGCCGCGCGCCCGACCTATCGCTCTGGTTCGATTCCGCGGACGATGCACTCCTCACGGCCGTCGCCGCAGAGGATGGCGTGACGGCGGTCGACCGGCGCCGCGTGATCTACACGCGCGTCGCGGCACGCGGCGGCGCCTGGCTGCCCATGGTCCTCACGATCCGCAATGATTTCGCGAGCCTCAAGCTCGACGTCATCCACCGGCATGGCGAAGCCTGGACGCACGCCGAGGGGGGAATCTTCATCGAACAGTCCGGCGAATCGCTGCTCGGGCCGGGACCGGTGCAGCTGCGCCGCCTCGACGGCACGACAGCAAGCCTTCCCTTCGCCGGCTTCGCGCACGACCCGACGGTCGCACCCAGCACGCAGGAGCAGATGTTCTACGGCTATGCCACGCCCGAGGCTGCGCGGCAGTTGGGCTACGCCGTGACGCTCGACCAATTGCTGGTGAAGATGGACTACCGCGGCTCGACGGGCGAGGCCTTCGAATTCGGCACGCAGCTCAACGAGACGCTTCGCAAGCGCGGCACGGCGGCATTCCGCGTCGAGGTGCTGCCCGCGAGGCATCCGCACATTTTCCTGATGAACGCGATGCTGCGCGTGCTCGAAATCCTCTCGGGCATCGCCTTCACGTGCAGCGCGGCACTCGCGGCCTACCTCGCCTCGGCGTGGATGCGGCGCGAGGTGCGCATCGTCGGGATCCTCAAGACGCTCGGCGCCCGCAGCCGCCAGATCGCCGCGATGTATCTCGCGCTGGCGCTCCCCTTGCTCGTCATCGCGCTCGCCCTCGCCTTTCCGCTCGGCATCGTCCTCGGCCGCGCGCTCGCCGCGTGGCAGGCCGCGACCACACTCAACATCGACATCACGAGCTGGGCCGTGCCCGCGGCGCTTGCCTGGCGCGAGCTCCTGATCGGCGCGTCAATTCCGCTCGTCGCAATGACGCTTCCGATTCTCCGCGCCGCACGCATGACCGCACGTTCGGCGATCCAGGACGCAGGCATCGTCGCGCCTTCGGTCACGGCACGGCTCGCGGCGCGCGTGCTGGCGTTTCCGGGCCGCATGCGCTGGACGCTGGCGCTGCGCAACACGTTCCGCCGGCCGTGGCGAATGCTCGTCATGGTGATCGCGCTCGGCGCGGGCGGCGCGCTGCTGCTGGTCACGAAGACCAACTACCAGAGCCTCATGGGCGCGATCGACCGCTCGCTCGCGAATCAGGGGCACGATGTCGACGTCCTGATGCAAAAGCCCGCGCCCGCCGCCGAGCTCGAGGCGATCGCCGCGAAGGTGCCGGGCGTGGCGATCGTCGAGGCGTGGCGTCGCGCAACGGTCACGATCGCGAAGCCCGCCGCGGCCGGCGTCGAGATCGAAGCCGCGCGCTTCACGCTGCAGGGCTATCCGCCCGATTCGCGCCTCTTCAAGCTGCCGGTCGTCGCCGGCAGGGCGCCCGCGCCCGGCGCGATCGACGAAGTGCTTGCCACGCGCGCGGTGCAGACGCCGCACCCGCAGGTCCAGGTCGACAGCGAAGTGCGGCTGCGCTTTCGCGAGCGCGAGACACCTGTTCGCATCGTGGGTCTCGTCGAGCAGATCGGATCGCCCGCCGTGTTCGCACCCTCCCCGGCTTTCGAGAACGTCACCAGGCTGGGCGACGCCGCGTCCTCGGTGCGCGTGAAGTCCGACGGCGTTCCCGTGACGGAGCTCGCGAACCGCCTCGACCAGGCGTTCCTCGACGCACGGCGCACGCCCTCGCAGATCGTCACGCGCGTGCAGGTGCGCGAGTCGCTCGACGAGCACTTCTACGTGGTGGGCAATCTCGTGCGGCTGGTGGCGCTCGCGGCGGCATTGGTCGGCGCGATCGTCCTCGCGGCAACGACTGCCTTCAATGTCCTCGAGCGATCGCGCGAAACGGGGATTCTTCGCGCGCTGGGAGCGCTGCCGTCTCGCATCACTGCGATCTTCCTCATCGAAGCGGGCGCCATCCTGCTCGCGAGCATCGCGCTCGCGGTGGCCGTATCCCTGGTGATTTCACGCAAGCTCCTCGATTCGGCCGAGCGCATGCTCCTGCGCGTCGAGGTACCGATGCAATTTTCGTACGAGGGTCTCGCGTTGCTCGCCGCCGGCGCTTTGGTGATCGCGCTGGTCGTGCACTTCACGCTGTCGCGCGCTCTACGCAAACCGGCGCGCGAGGCGCTCGCCAGCGAGTAG
- a CDS encoding ABC transporter ATP-binding protein, translating into MSARPMVEIDAVSRTYAMPGGQSWPALRGLTLSVPAGESVAVLGKSGSGKSTLLNLIAGLDRPTSGTVRVAGEDLTRLSESAIAPWRGRHVGVVFQFFQLLPTLTVVENIVLAMELVATIAPRDREPRALALLERVGLADQARKLPSMLSGGQQQRAAIARALANDPPILLADEPTGNLDSETAADLGRLFDELVAQGKTLIIVTHDPNLAQAAHRIVSLRDGLIASDRAAA; encoded by the coding sequence ATGAGCGCGCGGCCGATGGTGGAGATCGATGCCGTCTCGCGAACCTATGCGATGCCCGGCGGACAATCGTGGCCGGCACTGCGCGGCCTGACGCTGAGTGTTCCCGCGGGCGAATCGGTCGCGGTGCTGGGCAAATCGGGCAGCGGCAAGTCCACGCTGCTCAATCTCATCGCGGGACTCGACCGGCCCACGTCGGGCACCGTGCGCGTCGCCGGCGAAGACCTCACGCGGCTCTCCGAGAGCGCGATCGCGCCCTGGCGCGGCCGCCATGTCGGCGTGGTCTTCCAGTTCTTCCAGCTCCTGCCCACGCTCACCGTGGTCGAGAACATCGTGCTCGCGATGGAGCTCGTCGCGACGATCGCGCCGCGAGACCGCGAGCCGCGCGCACTCGCACTCCTCGAACGCGTAGGCCTGGCGGACCAGGCGCGCAAGCTTCCCTCCATGCTCTCGGGCGGCCAGCAGCAACGCGCCGCCATCGCGCGGGCACTCGCCAACGATCCGCCGATCCTGCTCGCCGACGAACCGACCGGAAATCTCGACAGCGAAACGGCCGCGGACCTCGGGCGCCTCTTCGACGAGCTCGTGGCGCAGGGCAAGACGCTGATCATCGTCACGCACGACCCGAATCTCGCGCAGGCTGCGCATCGCATCGTGTCGTTGCGCGACGGCCTCATCGCCTCCGACCGGGCCGCCGCATGA
- a CDS encoding DUF2975 domain-containing protein yields the protein MTPDSTPSALQRLSRWIRFAAIAFATCVVAIHSLGWFWPEVAGKAHHASHGVMLLAGVPLNLLATLEPGERVLVSVVSVPYLVVFVWAFYRLVKMLRGFERGAFFDRETVGHLRAFAGLLLLAKLLSLLAMHLRVALVVHVLGHNKSRFVVNLSSDDLSILLMCALFFAIAYMMEEGRKLAEENREFV from the coding sequence ATGACTCCTGACTCGACTCCCAGCGCCCTCCAGCGGCTCAGCCGGTGGATCCGCTTCGCCGCCATCGCCTTCGCGACCTGCGTCGTGGCGATCCACTCCCTGGGCTGGTTCTGGCCCGAAGTCGCCGGAAAGGCCCACCACGCTTCGCATGGCGTGATGCTCCTTGCCGGTGTTCCGTTGAATCTCCTTGCGACGCTGGAGCCGGGCGAGCGCGTGCTCGTGAGCGTCGTGAGCGTTCCGTACCTCGTCGTGTTCGTGTGGGCGTTCTACCGGCTCGTGAAGATGCTGCGCGGCTTCGAACGCGGCGCGTTCTTCGACCGCGAGACCGTGGGCCACCTGCGTGCCTTCGCGGGACTCCTGTTGCTCGCGAAGCTGCTTTCCCTCCTCGCGATGCACCTGCGCGTGGCGCTGGTCGTGCACGTGCTCGGCCACAACAAGAGCCGCTTCGTCGTGAACCTCTCGAGCGACGACCTTTCCATCCTGCTCATGTGCGCGCTGTTCTTCGCGATCGCCTACATGATGGAAGAGGGCCGCAAGCTCGCCGAGGAAAACCGGGAGTTCGTCTAG
- a CDS encoding helix-turn-helix domain-containing protein: MAIVIDLDVMLARRKVRSKELAAHVGITEQNLSLLKSGKVKGIRFSTLEAICQYLECQPGDLLRYEPD, translated from the coding sequence GTGGCGATCGTCATCGACCTGGACGTCATGCTCGCGCGCCGCAAGGTGAGGTCCAAGGAGCTCGCCGCGCACGTCGGCATCACCGAGCAGAATCTCTCGCTGCTGAAGTCGGGCAAGGTGAAGGGGATCCGCTTCTCGACGCTCGAGGCGATCTGCCAGTACCTCGAGTGCCAGCCGGGCGACCTGCTCAGGTATGAACCGGACTAG
- a CDS encoding SET domain-containing protein, whose amino-acid sequence MSGIVGKGLFAGTRIRARAKIGEFEGERIGLREARRRAKTLKTIAIVELDKVALDSTHWRHGFRFINHSCAPNTFMRMTPERAEFYALRNIRKGEELTVDYGRSHHDGKLPCACGAKNCRGFI is encoded by the coding sequence ATGAGCGGGATCGTCGGGAAGGGGCTGTTCGCCGGCACCCGCATCCGGGCGCGCGCGAAGATCGGCGAATTCGAAGGCGAGCGCATCGGCCTGCGCGAAGCGCGGCGGCGCGCGAAGACGCTGAAGACCATCGCGATCGTCGAGCTCGACAAGGTGGCCCTCGACTCGACGCACTGGCGTCACGGCTTTCGCTTCATCAACCATTCGTGCGCCCCCAACACCTTCATGCGGATGACGCCGGAACGCGCGGAGTTCTACGCGCTGCGAAACATCCGGAAGGGCGAAGAGCTGACCGTGGACTACGGCCGCAGCCACCACGACGGGAAGCTCCCGTGCGCGTGCGGCGCGAAGAACTGCCGCGGGTTCATCTAG
- a CDS encoding DUF1223 domain-containing protein — MRVLATIVAAMIPAIAGAECTVKSGPSTNVLVELYTSEGCSSCPPADRWFSALGSPRVIPISFHVAYWDYLGWRDRFAQSGFTDRQRALARATNASSVYTPQVVVAGRDFPRWRDESLVTKTFDQTVARPPRAGISMTSRKPAEGKLATSVNLELAGPRDDVVLHLAVVENGLASRVTAGENRGESLRHDHVVRELSFVPAVAGGTIDTVFAIKPDWKIDNLALVAFVQNVRTGEVLQALRSPACRS; from the coding sequence ATGCGCGTCCTTGCCACGATCGTTGCCGCCATGATTCCCGCCATCGCCGGCGCCGAATGCACCGTGAAGTCAGGCCCCAGCACCAATGTCCTCGTCGAGCTCTACACCTCCGAGGGCTGCAGCAGCTGCCCGCCCGCCGACCGGTGGTTCAGCGCACTGGGCAGCCCGCGCGTCATCCCCATTTCGTTCCATGTGGCGTACTGGGACTACCTGGGTTGGCGGGATCGCTTCGCGCAGTCGGGCTTCACCGACCGGCAGCGAGCGCTCGCCCGCGCGACGAACGCGAGCTCGGTCTACACGCCGCAGGTCGTCGTGGCGGGCCGCGACTTTCCGCGCTGGCGGGATGAGTCGCTTGTGACGAAGACGTTCGACCAGACCGTGGCCCGCCCTCCCCGGGCGGGAATCTCGATGACTTCGAGGAAGCCCGCGGAGGGCAAGCTCGCCACGTCGGTGAACCTGGAGCTCGCCGGGCCGAGGGACGACGTCGTGCTCCACCTGGCCGTCGTCGAGAACGGGCTCGCGAGCCGGGTCACGGCCGGGGAGAACCGCGGCGAATCACTGCGGCACGACCATGTGGTGCGCGAGTTGTCGTTCGTGCCCGCCGTGGCAGGCGGCACCATCGATACGGTCTTCGCGATCAAGCCCGACTGGAAGATCGACAACCTCGCGCTCGTCGCCTTCGTGCAGAACGTCAGGACCGGGGAGGTGCTCCAGGCACTGCGCTCGCCGGCGTGCCGCTCCTGA
- a CDS encoding DMT family transporter, which yields MTSPRSHPIAALTAMVLIWGYSWIVMKIGLRHAHPFDFAAWRVGLGAAFLFLIIKLTGRSLTLSGYRMAVVLGFLQVALFVALSHFALLLAGPGKTSVLVFTMPFWMIVFAHFIIGERMRGAQWIAVALAFAGLTLIVAPWELTSLEGSLLAVAAGAVWALSAVLSKRWPVAGADPLTFTAWQLLFGFFVLATLATVHPHEPVRWTKEFLLALGFSTVFATAIGWWLWTRILATTPAGITGLNALGIPVVAVLASWAQLGERPPPMELAGMACIGIALALLAFLSFRSGTPASAVPGAPPRS from the coding sequence GTGACTTCGCCGCGCTCCCATCCCATCGCTGCCCTCACCGCGATGGTGCTCATCTGGGGCTATTCGTGGATCGTGATGAAGATCGGCCTGCGACACGCGCATCCCTTCGATTTCGCGGCCTGGCGCGTGGGCCTGGGCGCCGCGTTCCTCTTCCTCATCATCAAGCTTACCGGCCGCAGCCTGACACTCTCGGGCTACCGGATGGCGGTGGTGCTGGGCTTCCTGCAGGTCGCGCTGTTCGTCGCGCTCTCCCACTTCGCGCTGCTCCTCGCGGGCCCGGGCAAGACCTCGGTCCTCGTGTTCACGATGCCCTTCTGGATGATCGTGTTCGCGCACTTCATCATCGGCGAGCGGATGCGCGGCGCCCAGTGGATCGCGGTGGCACTCGCCTTCGCGGGCCTCACGCTGATCGTCGCGCCTTGGGAGCTCACCAGTCTCGAGGGAAGCCTGCTCGCGGTGGCGGCGGGCGCGGTGTGGGCACTCTCCGCGGTGCTCTCGAAACGCTGGCCCGTCGCGGGCGCCGATCCGCTCACGTTCACGGCGTGGCAGCTGCTGTTCGGCTTCTTCGTGCTCGCGACCCTCGCCACCGTGCATCCGCACGAGCCTGTGCGCTGGACGAAAGAGTTCCTCCTCGCGCTGGGCTTCTCCACGGTGTTCGCAACCGCGATCGGCTGGTGGCTCTGGACTCGCATCCTCGCGACGACGCCCGCCGGCATCACCGGCCTCAACGCGCTGGGCATTCCCGTGGTCGCGGTGCTCGCATCGTGGGCGCAGCTGGGCGAACGTCCGCCGCCGATGGAGCTCGCGGGAATGGCGTGCATCGGCATCGCGCTCGCGCTGCTCGCGTTCCTCAGTTTCAGGAGCGGCACGCCGGCGAGCGCAGTGCCTGGAGCACCTCCCCGGTCCTGA
- a CDS encoding GNAT family N-acetyltransferase: protein MATPTPFAVRIVEWTESGPLLDRVRTIVFVDEQKVPREIESDGRDGKCVHVLAESEGEAIGAGRLMADGRIGRMAVLAAWRGRGVGGAMLTALMQEARRRGMRETYLHSQSHAKDFYVRHGYVVEGEEYYEAGIAHIGMRAKL, encoded by the coding sequence ATGGCTACCCCAACCCCCTTCGCAGTTCGCATCGTCGAGTGGACCGAATCCGGTCCGTTGCTCGATCGCGTGCGCACGATCGTCTTCGTCGATGAACAGAAGGTCCCGCGCGAAATCGAGAGCGACGGTCGCGACGGCAAGTGCGTCCATGTGCTCGCGGAATCGGAAGGCGAGGCGATCGGCGCCGGGCGGCTGATGGCCGACGGCCGCATCGGGCGCATGGCGGTGCTCGCGGCCTGGCGCGGCCGGGGCGTGGGCGGCGCGATGCTCACGGCGCTGATGCAGGAAGCGAGACGGCGCGGAATGCGCGAGACGTATCTGCATTCGCAATCGCATGCCAAGGACTTCTATGTCCGGCACGGCTATGTGGTCGAGGGCGAGGAGTACTACGAGGCCGGCATCGCGCACATCGGGATGCGCGCGAAGCTCTAG
- a CDS encoding YgfZ/GcvT domain-containing protein has product MTFVAELSHNALLAISGDDAATFLQGQLTNDVEALRDGTAQWNGYCSPKGRLLATFLLVRHGKRFLAMMPTEIAAPTAKRLGMFVLRSKVKIEDVTASTSRLGLVGPEAATLVAKHWGAAPQPMAVAERDGALCARLDADRFVLLAPNDQAETIRAALEPVAIGDTTTWDRAAIQAGIPIVVAATQDAFVPQMANFELIGGVSFKKGCYTGQEIVARTQYRGILKKRMALVHVDGQDAPQAGDSVYSSAFGEQSSGQIANVAPSPGGGFDALVVAQLEALAKNDLRWKSPDGVAVQLRQLPYPVPGSQ; this is encoded by the coding sequence ATGACCTTCGTCGCCGAGCTTTCCCATAACGCGCTCCTCGCCATTTCGGGCGACGACGCGGCGACGTTCCTGCAGGGGCAGCTCACCAACGACGTCGAGGCGCTGCGCGACGGCACCGCACAGTGGAACGGCTACTGCTCGCCGAAGGGGCGACTGCTCGCCACCTTCCTGCTGGTGCGGCACGGCAAGCGCTTCCTCGCGATGATGCCCACCGAGATCGCCGCGCCGACCGCCAAGCGGCTCGGCATGTTCGTGCTGCGCTCGAAGGTGAAGATCGAGGACGTGACGGCATCGACGTCGCGCCTGGGCCTCGTCGGTCCGGAAGCCGCGACGCTCGTCGCGAAGCACTGGGGCGCCGCGCCGCAGCCCATGGCGGTTGCCGAGCGCGATGGCGCGCTGTGCGCCCGCCTCGATGCCGATCGTTTCGTGCTCCTTGCCCCCAACGACCAGGCTGAAACGATTCGCGCCGCGCTCGAACCGGTCGCCATCGGAGACACCACCACGTGGGATCGTGCCGCGATCCAGGCGGGCATTCCCATCGTGGTCGCCGCGACGCAGGACGCTTTCGTCCCGCAGATGGCGAACTTCGAGCTGATCGGCGGCGTGAGCTTCAAGAAAGGTTGCTACACCGGACAGGAGATCGTCGCGCGCACGCAGTACCGCGGCATCCTCAAGAAGCGGATGGCGCTCGTCCACGTCGATGGCCAGGACGCGCCGCAAGCGGGCGACAGCGTCTACAGCAGTGCCTTCGGCGAACAGTCCTCGGGTCAGATCGCCAACGTCGCTCCGTCGCCGGGCGGAGGCTTCGACGCGCTCGTCGTCGCACAGCTCGAGGCGCTCGCGAAGAACGACCTGCGCTGGAAGTCGCCCGACGGCGTCGCGGTGCAATTGCGCCAACTGCCCTATCCGGTGCCCGGATCGCAATAA